ctgatgatacataagtaataggacttaggtagtataaagttctcatcaatcaaggtatcgtttaggaacaagttcacctgttgtttaagtagcttcgcacgagctcatgtcattggtccaatcctgacttcattggacttgagcttcacagcaggttcatcttcagttggtaatgacggaggtagtagtgaggtagggatgtcctcatcactgccTCTGCACCGACCCCTGGCCACCCCGCTTGTCCATGCCCGACCAAGCGTTGTGGCCAAGAAGGTATGGGCGGGGTGTGCCTAGCGGCCAAGGCGCTGAGCGGCTGCGCATGTGCGCGCGGGAGCTAGGTGTGGCATATGCGTGTCGGCGACGCTTCTACCACTGGGCCACCTTTGGGGAGGTCCTCGACGATGACGGTGGTGGCTGAGCTGGAGGCGGCAGCGATGTCTACGCAAGACTCTCCATGGCTGGAATTCGGTGAGTCTAGCGATGGAATGGTGTTGGCGAGATCAAAAACTTTCCAACTAGCAGTGTTTACCAGTTTGTAGGGCACCACGGAAATTATCTCGAAAACCTTAAATACAAAGTTTCCCGCGTTTGGATTCTCGGTGGCCTTTAGAAAAAATACGGGTCAACCGAGTTCTACGGGATGTAAAATGGCCCATTTTTCAACCGAGATTGTAAAAATCCGTTATTTTAAAGGTTTAACCATATGCTTTTAGTGCGAAGTCAAGTTCACGACCAACCGATTTACATTATTTACATTGCGATTCgtgtaggctggtgccaatgggggcggTAGTGGAGGCGGTACCGCCCGGCGCGGGGCGGGAGAGAGGCGGGAGAGGGCGAGAGGCGCGCGCCGGCGGTGGCGCCGAGCGCCGGCGCTATCGCCTCGCTACCGCCCGCattggaggcgagagcggggcgagagggaggcgatagcggtgctagtgggggcggtagggaggcggtagggaggagagagGAAGTGAGAGTCGACACTATAGCCCGCGCGACCTGCACCGCGCGAGTGAGAGCGAGGTGAAAGCTGGAGTagagctgacgtggcgaggctatagtgggatcatgcattggcaccagcctaagttgCAACTAGGATTGCAACTGTACAATTTTTttaggttgcaactgagatttgcaACCGTGTATTCATCAGCAAGGCCAAATcgaaaaacaggaaaaaaaaaaaaaactatgcgaAGCAACCCTAGATTCGCCATCCAAGCCCTAATTCCCAAATTCATCGTCAGCGCCACGCCCGTTGGACTCAACCCATCGCCGGCTCTGCGCCGCTCCCCTCTCCGCTTACTGCCGCCGCCCACCGCACTgcgccacctctctctctctgcgaAGCACGCCCCGACGCCTCAGCTCCCGAAGGTATTCTTCTCTCATAGGCTTCCCCCCTTATCCGCTGTAGAGGACTTGCTGGGAGTGAGTCCGTTGtcgggttaatttattttgtgttGACGAACCCTAACTTGTTCTGAGCATATTATCCTGGCTCTTTTCTGTGCTATATGTGCTATCTTATCCGTacctttctttgtagaatgaacaCTCTAATTCATCCAATTTGTTTAGGATTTGTCTCCGCGTGGTAGACTACTAACAGCACTCGATTTCCAATTTTGCGAGGTTCATTTGAAACCCCATGCCCAACGTTAGGTTCACCCCTCCAGGTTGGTGTTTCAGCGTAGTTCTTGAGGGCACACGCGATGCGATGCTTGTGATGCTGGCCCTGTGTGTGTGTGCCATTTCGATGCTAAGATAGCTTCCATTTCTATGGTGTATTAGCATGATTTTGCATAGGTTGGGGGTGGATTGGATTTTGTAGAGATGAATTTTGCCACTTTACCTAGTTTTTCTCACGCGTGAAGTGGGCCTTTCTCTCGACCACCGACCAATGGTACCTCTTTTCATCTCCTCTGCTGCTACATTGTTGCTCAGTCCGCGTCAGCCAGGCTCATGTGCACATCTTCTCCTACTCCTGGAATCTCAACCGTGTCCAGAAGCAACTGATGGTGATGAATTAAGCAATTCACCAAAAAATATTGGTGATGAAGGGGTACATGAGAAAACAAGGAAAATTTCTCCTCCTACACTCGACAAGAACATCGAAGGTGTGACCGGCTTCTCCACCTCCAGTTCTTGTGGTGGCCTGCACTGCGCTGGACCTGACTAGTCAATCTATGGAAGGTGAATCTAGTACCACAATAGTCAACGCCTCTAGCTTCGCTGGACGACAGTGTTCACCTCCAGTGCAGCTTACATTGCATATCACCGGATAATGAAACGGAACTACAACGCCTTAATAAACAATtatttggtgcaaataggtaaacCACAACAATGTTACATTTCTAGTTGCATTATGGTGGAGCATCCAGAGTGTACCCGTACCAACTCAGATTGTATCATCTCTGACCACATTTCAGGTTTTTGATAGCCTATTTCTAGTTCCTTAACTGTAGAGGAACCATAGTAGTCTGTTGATTATGTTCTTCTATTCAATTGTTTGTACTCATGATTGCCACGCTTATTACTTTTGAGCATGACATTGTTAGATGGATCTCAAGGACAGCCTCTCCAAATTTAAGCAGCAGCAGGAGAGGTGCCAGTCATCTTTGGCCAGCATCGCCGCAAGCCATGCTTCGACCACAAAACCGAAGCACAGGGCCCCGCCGATTAATGCTCCATCTGCTCCAGCAAGGCCTGCACATCCTGTTAAATTTTCGAACGATACAGAAAGGCTACAACACATTCATTCGATTAGGAAATCTCCTGCCGGGGCACAGATCAAGCTTGTCATTGAACTGCTTTACAAGGTACTTCtggctaagctacaaccttattttCTTCTTTACTTTCCTTACTAGCGTAAGATGTCAAATGTCATCCCCTGCTGAGGTGTTTCAGTTTTTCCATTGATCCTGCAAATGACCATGTTAATACATTTTTAAAAAGCAGTATTCTGCTAATTGAGTTTAACTCTTCATGTGGGATTAATTATTATCATACAAGGGTTTCAACTGCTAGCTCAAGGGTTATTTAGAGTTTAGGCTGATAATTGGTTTCACCTTCCTGGCGACTAAAGTTGGACTATATATACTTTTGACTGGATGTGTTCTGTTGGTACATATGAGAACTTGAAAGCTCAAACCAACAACAGAAATAAGAACACCCTTATTACAATTATCTACTCTGGTTATCATTTGTATATATTAGTATTCTCTGTCTTACTGGTAGAAGTTACAAATGTCTTTGCCAAGAGCGTTAACTTCTTTATATTGCACTGCTGTATCTCACTCATGTAATTGATATTTACTGCAGACAAGACAAGCGTTTACTGCAGAGCAAATAAATGATGCAACTTATGTTGATATCAGTGGTAATAAGGCTGTCTTTGACAGTCTGAGGAATAACCTCAAAGTACACTATGATGGGAGCCGTTTTTCGTACAAGGTGATTAGTCCTTGACATTTATGTTTTCAACACCTAGCTTGAATCCTTTTAGCGCTTCATGTTTCATGTCTAATAAATTTGTAATTGATGACGAAGATACCTTTAATTATGAGAACTGAACATTTTAACATCAGAAATGTGTTATCTCCATAGGCTTCTTTGGCTCTTTGAAGTTAAATCAGTTTGAAGATCTCTCTGTTAGTTGGCTGTTTGCATTTGTGCAGTCCAAGCATGATTTGAAGGGGAAAGATCAACTACTTGATTTGGTAAGGGGTCACCGAGAGGGTCTTGCTATTGTGGAAGTGAAGGATGCATACCCAACTGTACTAGAAGATTTGCAGGTCATCCTAATTCTCCTGAACTGATACTTTGAAGTTCTTAGATCCCATTTTCTACTTAAATTTTCTGCATGATACCCAAATAGTGAAATATTTGAATTAATCAGCCATGTGCTCTAAAGCTTGCCATATTTCCAGGCTACATGGATATTTGTTGTTTCACCCAATGGTGCTTAATACTTCTCATTTTAACCCTGGACTTCAGAGTAACATACTGAGCACATTTAGTGGCCACCCATACCTAGattgatatactccctccgattcatattaattgacttcaatatggatgtagctagaactaaaatgtgtctagatacatccatattagagtcaattaatatgagccGGAGGGAATACTAGAGTATGATTTATTCATCTAAGTAGATAAGtctataataaagaaaataaagaagCACTTCTTTCTAGAAACATAAATTATGATCCTTCTAGACAAGAAGTTATGAGCGTCATCATAGATACATCATAAGAAT
The sequence above is drawn from the Lolium rigidum isolate FL_2022 unplaced genomic scaffold, APGP_CSIRO_Lrig_0.1 contig_5788_1, whole genome shotgun sequence genome and encodes:
- the LOC124681868 gene encoding uncharacterized protein LOC124681868, yielding MDLKDSLSKFKQQQERCQSSLASIAASHASTTKPKHRAPPINAPSAPARPAHPVKFSNDTERLQHIHSIRKSPAGAQIKLVIELLYKTRQAFTAEQINDATYVDISGNKAVFDSLRNNLKVHYDGSRFSYKSKHDLKGKDQLLDLVRGHREGLAIVEVKDAYPTVLEDLQALKAAGEVWLLSNMDSQEDVVYPNDPKAKIKIDDDLKELFRGIELPHDMVDIEKELQKNGMKPMTDTTKRRAAAQIHGVKPKAKPKKKQRGMTKRTKLTNAHLPELFQHL